From the Papaver somniferum cultivar HN1 chromosome 2, ASM357369v1, whole genome shotgun sequence genome, the window CCGTTAAGCATAATAATCCAAATTAGGAATTTCCTCCAGTTCTACCTTCTACTAATAAGATCCAAGATCCCAAGATCCAACTCCTCAAAGCAATTCTCCGTGGTCTGCAATAAACTCAGATTGGATAATATTTACTGATGCTTCctttaaagaagaagattttacaATGGGTTATGCCTTCATCCTATTCTCTGTGGACCAAGAATCTTTCATGCATACAACGGTTGGTTGGAATAGAGCAACTTCGGCGATTCATGCAGAGGCGAAAGCTTTACTCAAGGAAGCTACataataatattttgtctaatgTATCCGTAGTTACAAATTACAAGCTCTTGGCGACATAATAAACAATGTAATTTTGGAAATCCCGTGGATGGcggagaacacaattgaagaggCGAAAaatattcctcaaaatcttcCACATGCTCGAGTACAATATATCAACAGGAAACAAAACATAGCAGCAGACTCAATGACAAAATAAGCAAGAATTCAGAAACTTCATCATATATCAACTCATTTAGACCAAATAGTCCAAAAATCTAGTACCGTATGTAAAAAGTTTCGTAAGCAAGGAATTCCTTAATATTTCTTGATTAATTAAGGAATTTTAGTATCTTATGCACTACAttgtttgattaatatttttctaACCTTTTTCATAGAAAAAAGTTCGAATCTAtttgaaaaaggaaaaagaaaaggagaaaaaaggGAACAAATTGACATGTCGGATCAGCTTCAGACACCGGGGAAAAACGAACGTTGTCCCGACACCTATTTCCGGCGGCCGTCACTTGCTCATCGAGTCTGGTAGGGCCCATACGTGAATCACGTGATACATCTTACGTTAAATTCAAGAAGTCAACTAAAAAGCGATCCATTTCACGCCAACTTCAACTTCAAACCAAAAATCTCCGTCTCTTCTAAGGAAAATttcttccttcaaaaaaaaatctcgtTCTTCGATTTTTCCACCACAAAAATTTAAAATCAGACTAAAATTAGGGTTCTCAGATAGAAACCAGAGATACTCAGTTCAAATCAAGAATCACTGAATTgaaaaaatgggtactaatagtATCAGaacaaatgatgatgatgatgatgatgaatatggtgatgattcttcatcaattgcTTCCTCCAATTttaaaccttcttcttcttccatatctaGTACTGGAGCTATTGTTTCTGTAGCTGTTAAAAGAAACAGCAAGAGTACCAAAAGAGCTGTTCGTTGGGCAATCAATAATCTCATGCTTCATTGTTAtcagtttcttcttgtttatgtCATGCCTTCCATTACTTTCATCCCAACTCCTTGTAAGTATCTCCCAAAGCCATAGGGTATGCTATTATGCCATTTAAATTATTTCATTTTTGTTGGTGTGGAGATTCAAACTGCTGACCTTATCAGACTCAGCCCCAAGCCAATTTGAGCAATCTGAGGAATTCCCAGAATCCCAATTGAATATGTGTATGTATTCCTTGTCTATGGTTTATCATGGtgtttaaatttgttttcttgttgtttatgttcttggttttTTAAGCGGGGAAACGTATACCTATTGTTGAAGTGGATGCGAATTTGGTTGAAACATATAGGAAGGATATGAAATCAAAATGTGAAGAATTCTTTCTACCGTATAAGACAATGAGcaaaccaagaaaggtttgttCATTTTCTGCTATTTTGAGAGACTAGAGTGACTTTGGTGTAGTTTGATAAAGTAGGAGTAACTAATTGTCTTTTGAAATTGTGTAGATGGATACATTGGTTTTGGAGGATGATAATCCTGCGTACGCGTTACTGAGACATATATCTGAATCAGGTTGCAACATTTTGGTGTTGGGGTCTTCGTCAAACTATTTTACAAGGTATTGATGATAACTTTCATTGATGGGGGActtttgttttctcatggtgATGTTAACTTTATTGAGCATGACAGTTCAAGTGTGTTGTTTGTGTTTGTGTTTTCGCGCATACTTGTAGGAAACTCAAGAGTCAGGGTGTACCATCAACACTTATGCAATTTGTTACAAAGACGTGCAATATCTATGTTGTATCAAGAAACAAACTCATTACAAAGTTAGCGGATAGTTCCTCAATTGCTGGTACTGCTTTAGAAGATTTTGTTCTGTAATGATTGTGTTTAAAGTCTTTACTTGTTGTGTGTATGATTTATGATTGCCATTCTTTTTCTCTGTAGAGACAAGTGCTAGAAATAGTATGCAGACAATAACAGAAGGTACAGAATGTTCCAGTACCAGTGGTGACCAAACGTATGGTTTTCATTCTCGTACAGTGTCGGAGGTTGATAGTATCTCTGAAGCCTCGTCAGATATGTCTAGTCAAGGATGGCCAAATGGGTACTCTTATGCCAGTTCGAGTGTTGGATTTCATCAGGGAAGGAACCATCAGAGGTTTCAGAATTTTAGTAGTAAGGAACTAGAATCTCCCATGGCTGGAAATTTTGATTTCTTGGCTTCTTATAAGGATGCTAATCAGGTGTGTAATTTGGAGTTGACTCTATagctttatttattttctttgtaatattcattttaatggatgaaacaaatgattTAGAGATCAAAAATCTTAATGGAGTGAATGCTTTTGGTGCAGAATAAGCTTCAAGCTGAATTAGAAGGACTTCAATCAGAACTACGGACTACTCTTGACATGTATAGTCGAGCTTGTGAAGATCTGATTCATGTGCAGAAGAAGGTGAGTGGGTGCTGATCAAAGCGTATGTAACTTTGGTGATCACTATCCAGTACTTGGGCCAAATAATGCCATGAATACAATTAGAATTCTTAAATATGTTTTGTCAATTTGTTGGTTTTATGCTCTATCCAGCTGGTTATGGTCTTACTTATGTTAGGCTGGCCTGACTTTATAGGTCCAGGAACTGTCTTCTGAATGTGCTCAAGAGGCGAGGGAACTGCGTGCTGCCATGGAAAGAGAAGAATTGTGGAGACAAACTGCTATAGAGGAGAATTCCAAGCATTTGGAAACCGTGAAAGAACTTGAGACGGCAAAAGAACTACTTGCAAAGGAGGTTTATGAGAGACAAAGAGCCGAATTGAACATCATGACCAACTCCTCAGAAAGACAGGAGTTAATTGATGCTCTCCTTTTGGGGGACAAAAGATATAAACGGTATAGTAGGGATGAAATTGAGGCTGCAACTGACTTTTTCTCGGAAGCCAAAaagataggtgaaggaggatATGGGAAAGTGTACAAATGCAGCCTCGGCCATACACCAGTAGCTATCAAGGTTCTTCAACCTGATGAATCTAACAAGACCAAAAAAGAAGAGTTCTTGATGGAGGTTAGTACAAAATATGGACTTGTTTATGTCCCAAAATACTTTTTCTTGCTAGGGGGTTTACCATGTTGTTCATGGCTTTGTTAGATTGCCTATAGAGTTGTGAGTTTCCAACTTTTTATTTTAAACATGCAGGTTGAAATTCTTAGCCAACTACGCCATCCTAACTTGGTTTTACTACTTGGAGCCTGTCCTGATATTGGTTGTCTTGTTTATGAATACATGGAAAATGGAAGTCTAGATGAACGCCTGTTCTGCGAAGAAGGAACTCCACCTCTTCCTTGGTTTAT encodes:
- the LOC113347742 gene encoding U-box domain-containing protein 34-like — encoded protein: MGTNSIRTNDDDDDDEYGDDSSSIASSNFKPSSSSISSTGAIVSVAVKRNSKSTKRAVRWAINNLMLHCYQFLLVYVMPSITFIPTPSGKRIPIVEVDANLVETYRKDMKSKCEEFFLPYKTMSKPRKMDTLVLEDDNPAYALLRHISESGCNILVLGSSSNYFTRKLKSQGVPSTLMQFVTKTCNIYVVSRNKLITKLADSSSIAETSARNSMQTITEGTECSSTSGDQTYGFHSRTVSEVDSISEASSDMSSQGWPNGYSYASSSVGFHQGRNHQRFQNFSSKELESPMAGNFDFLASYKDANQNKLQAELEGLQSELRTTLDMYSRACEDLIHVQKKVQELSSECAQEARELRAAMEREELWRQTAIEENSKHLETVKELETAKELLAKEVYERQRAELNIMTNSSERQELIDALLLGDKRYKRYSRDEIEAATDFFSEAKKIGEGGYGKVYKCSLGHTPVAIKVLQPDESNKTKKEEFLMEVEILSQLRHPNLVLLLGACPDIGCLVYEYMENGSLDERLFCEEGTPPLPWFIRFRIAYEVACGLSFLHHSVPEPIIHRDLKPGNILLDRNYMSKIADVGLAKFVSVVVPDNVTEYRNSSLAGTLSYMDPEYYRTGTLRPKSDVYSLGVIVMQLLTGRHPNGLFAAVENSIKSGSFHEVLDKSISDWPLAEAEELACIALRCCKLRCRDRPDLESSVLPVLEKLSNLATIQLKKGNINTPNYFFCPILQEIMENPYIAADGFTYEHTAIRAYLEKQKASPVTGLMLQHSRLIPNRTLRSAIQEWRLHNSSY